Sequence from the Erythrolamprus reginae isolate rEryReg1 chromosome Z, rEryReg1.hap1, whole genome shotgun sequence genome:
GACATGAGGTTTCCATAGCTGAAGCTGTGtgtaaggaaaaagaaaataaagtgccATAATTCAAATGTCTATTGTACCTATTATTTGAAAAGGGAAGAGTAATGACAAATAAGGTAACATGGGGTAAATTTACTTTTGAACTCTGAATGTATTCTATACTTGGTGTGTgttacttttatattttatattatgaaCATGTGCTGTTTATAAATAATGTAGAAATGAAAGCCATGCTTATCCTGTTGGACTGTAATTTGGAGAAACGCTAAGAATGATTTTATTTGCTTGaatgtgtgtttgtttatatACTATAATAAATTTTCTTTTCTCTATATGTTGTATGGTATATGCTAGACATgacaagtaattaagtaagtaaattttggttgccacaatgtaaaaaggatgttgagattctagaaagtgcaaagaagggcaacaaagataattaggggactggaggctaaaacatatgaagaatggttgcaggaactgggtatgtgtagtttaatgaaaagaaggactaggggaaacatgataggaATATTTcaatgtctcaggggttgccacaaagaagagagagtcaaactattctccagaacacctgagggtagatggagaaacaatgggtggaaactaatcaaggagagaagcaactgagaactaaggagaaatttcctgacagttagaacaattaatccatggaacagcttgcttccagaagttgtgaatgctccactggaagttttaagaagactTTGGATAACcaattgtctgaagtagtgtagggtttgttgcctaagcagggggttggtctagaagacctctaaggtcccttccaactcttgttgttgttgttgttgtggaaggaaggaaggaaggaaggaaggaaggaatacatgggactacctttaaaGAGCATTTAAGCTTCAAATGCTCTTCAAATGTGTCATGCACAATCTTTGGGGCCCATGTTACAGCACTGATCTGAGAGCTGCACTAGCTGCTAGTATGCTTGTGGATGCAAGTCAAGATGTTGGCTATTAgcaataaagcccttcagggcatggGCCCATGTTATTTTGGGAACCTCTTTAACTCTATGGGACAGGCCTGTACCACCCATGTCAGCAGAGAGTAATGCTATGGACCCTGTCAGTCAAGGAATTCTAGCAAGGCCAATGAGAAATGCCTACTCTGATGTAGCGCCAGCTCTTTGTAACATCCTAGTCCTATTAGTTTTGCTCCCATCCTCCTgacctggttctgccagttgGCTTGGGCCCTAATGGAAGAACCACATTGGAAGTGGTTGTTTGGCTAAgagtagtttccatccattccccAACCCCCATAGATTCTCTTCCCATCTTTAGTTATAACCcgtattttattataattttaatattttatatatttctggCTTCATTTTAATGTTGTAAGCCAACGTCACCTTTGTTATATCCTTACAAGAATCAACTGCAGTACaagaatcaactgcagactctctgagtaagtaacggttcttttgaTTAGAGGAGAAGGTAACAGTTCACAGAAtggaaacaagacaacaacatggccgtgcctggcagctatatatatcccgggctgccaggctgagccaaccaatcaccttgcagtattttcccgcccaaggaatatggggcgggtacaaggcctaactgtcctctggacacaacaacctTGTGGCAAGATGGGTAACAAACATTTAATAATAAACCCATAATTAATGAATACCATATTAGAAATGTCGGACATGATTAGGCCTAGAGACCTGGTCCACAACATACTGTGCTGCTCTATACTTTTCAAAGAGAAAACTTTATGCCTTTTGTCAGACTCTGGCCCAATGTGTTAGGCACAAGTTGTGAAGGACTTGACTGATAAGAATGTAAGTACTCACAGGATTGTCTTTTGGTGCTGTGGGAGAGACATTTAATCATATAAAAACATGTACTTTGACTGattatatattttgaaatatatatatatatataattgctgagccatcaaaccacacccagccaccagtatttatagaaggaaggcagctcaggtctcgcagtgttcgcctgagaacaaggacagaaacaccagcctgaagatgatgagtgagacctcgtcaaaacgtcgccagaaatttccaaatcctacacgggaagaaacccgaatataccaagaccgtcatacctgtacccgtgaaaatctatgaaaacacacacacacacacacatatatatatatatgtctgtctgtctgtctgtctgtctgtctgcctgcctgtctgtctgtctgtctgtctatctctttctcctccctcccctccctatcTCCCACCACTTCCCTCCCACAACTATAATCATCCTTATGTTTCAAAGAAATGATATAGACATTGTTGCATTTCAAATACAGATATTGCTTTATTAGCCAAAAAGCTTCAGATATCATTGTGAAAGATAGATCAGGCATTTTGCTTCATGCGCTGACCTGGCTTGACATAGCCGGAAGAGAAGACATCTGGACCTTTGACTTGGATTATTTTTTGGCATTTTTCCAAGCCTTAGATTTGGCAGCTCTTTTTTTATTCCTCAAACGTTTGCTCTTCGGATTGTTCTTTTTAATCACTGGTAGACTCTTTACATAATCAGGATTGATTTTGAACGATCTGGTATATCTGTTGGCCTTTAGTTGGATGAGCTGCCCCTTGGCCAGCATGCTTCTGACTGATTTAAGAAAGTACGATTTCTTTCTGGCCGTGTCGTAGCCCATGTTCTCCACCACATTCTTAAGAGCTTTCAGGGTAAGACCAAATTTTTTCTGGGAATTGGCCAAAGCAGTGCAGATCAACATGGAAATGCTAGGGTCAACAGCTTTCGATTTCTTTGACCTTCCTCCAGCACTATTGGAAGAATTGCTGCCACCAAGCAGCAGATCTTGTGGAGCAGAGGCCCCAGAAGGACCTGTAACGTTATCGGATTCTGTAGCTTCCTCTACATCTTCCATTCGTGAAGATTCATCCTCATCATCAGGTAGATCGCTAGAGTCGTCATCCAGGATGATAACCTCATGAGATTCGTTCAACTCCATCGTATTTTTCAAGAAGGAATCGTCTGTCAATTCTTCTTGTTGGATCAGTGGAATAATCTAGCAGTATACAGCTATCTTGTCCtgtttgaaagagaaagagaaaaaatccaTTACTTCCTTTTATACTTTTCAGATTTCAGTTGCCTTTCTTACCCTCCTGTTACTGGTCTCTATTGTCCACACACGCCTATCACTTCATGGGTATACATTTGCAAATTTCCTAGATCTGAAGATTCTGTTTTTCCTTCCACAGCTTCACATTTTCCATTCACTCACCCAGTTCTTGCCTTGATACTTGAGATTCTAGAacagatgtttttttttcttttaggttcTATAAGCACATCTAGTACATAATTTTTTTTGAGTGGTTCTATGTCTTAGAGGATCTCAAATTGATGGTGCTCAAATGCAAGGCGAATAAAGCCTATCCATCTCTCACAAGCACTTTTTGAGTGTTTAACTCTAGCTTGTTGTCAAGACAATGCAGGTAGGTTGTCTATGATGTTGAGTTTCTGCACTATGATATCATGAGTGCAAATACATATGAATCCTCTTCTTTAGTTTTTAAGTATTTTtccttcagggtttttttttaaaaaaataattaaatgagtACTGTATTCCCCTTACATTACCTCAGCGTtcaacaattaaaacaaaaaacattggGCATTTTGAAATAGAATCAAATTCAAAATGTGTATTTTGAAACAGAATTAGGGAAGATTTGGGAAACTGGGATCTAACGTTTTAGATCAGATACCTTTCCTCACACTGCATACTACCCCTTCTTGCCAACTAGCTATCCCGATAAGGAGTCAAGCACAATTGGGAAGATAGTTGAGGAAGTCCCAATCCCCTATATTCTTTCAGAGGCAGAAGAAAGCACCTCAATTTCAGGCTAAATTAAACTTCCCCCATCCTTGAGGAAAAACAACATGGTCTCTAAAATGcatgactttttttcttttgaaagaagAAAGTAAAAAGGACAGTTCCAGAAAAAAGCTGACCCATTTTGTTCAGAGAGTTGCATTGCTAGAGTAGTCCCTGCTACTTTGCAGTAATAGACTTAGTTAGATAGCTTGGTTTGTTAAGAGCAATGAAAAACCAGTCCTGGTGAACTTGGTTAGCTTAATATTGGCTTGTCTTTTTGTGCCTTAATATATTGTGCAAATTAAGCTTGTTTTATCAGTGTATCATGTTATTAAAGAAAATGGGTTAATTTGTTAACCATGGTCAAACATAGCTAATGAAATTGTTCTGGAACAAATTGTCTGAGGAATGCAGCAATTCCTGGGTTATTGGAACAGAAGTAGATAGTCTTCTCTAGCATAGTTGTACTCACTATCCCAGGTTCAAATTGGGAGGATAACTACAAATATATCTACAAATTTATATTGATCAAAGTTTCTACTTTAACTCCACAAGAATAAATTCTATTTATGGTGGCTTTAAAGACAGCAGGAGAAAGTTCTCTATGCTCTGTAGAGCATAGTGAAATTAAAAGtccaatttataaataaatacctaCTGTATAATttgcttcttaaaaaaaaaaagtcctattCCCAAgccaggactagaattcacagtgaGAAGATCATGGCTTGCATGAAGACCATGAAGAAGAAGCAATAAAAATCTACCTTACTAAGGAGAAGGCAAAGAGAGCTGCCCTAACTTTGACTTTAGAAGACAAGATTACCACCTCAAATAAGAGAATCTGCTTGTTGAATTAAGCTGCTAGCAAGATTATTTTTGGAAAGGGCTACCAAAGGAAAGACCTCACTAAGAAATAGCCCACTCAGTAGGATAAAAGAAAGCCGAGGAAGCAAGAAAAACATTGAAACATTGTAAAACCATGAGAAATTCTGCTCTTCTTACCAACCGTAATTCTCAGTAAGTTGCAAGTACACCTCTGCGTAAGAACAAGCAAGGAAGACAGCTTCTTCTCCAAAACGGAGTGAGGAAAGGATCAGCTTCCTCTTTTTAACATTCAAGGTCCCGTGCAGCCCCACCCTTCCATCAATTACAAGACACAGGTGAAGCAGGGAGGGGTAGCAAAGGAAAAGCTATCAAATCCATTACATTGTGCAGACTATTCTAAAGCCGGTAGTAAAACTTTGTTTAAACACAGGTTCTCACAGTTGTAGATATTTTTACTTCTCCTAACATTGTTCAATCCAAACCTGATAAATTTATGTAGGTTCTGAAAGTTTCTAGTGGTAGTAGTGatagtattatttttattaacagACTCTGTAACAACCCCTAATCTAGAGTttgttaataaaaaaataaactcaaGTTGATTTTTAACCAACCCTACATTATGGAGTGTTTCAAAAGAATCAGGTTCTGTTGCTTATCCCTTTCAATACTTTGCTTGCTAATGACCTTACAGCCATCCTAAACATATGGATGTGGATACATAACATTGTTAACCTAGTTTTTTGGTGGTTTAAAAGATTTTGTCTTCTCTTTAATAATCCAGGCAATGTACAAGAAAATGTGGTAGAAACCCCTTGTCAAAAATATAGTGTTTTTCTTTCCAGAATTTTTAGACAATTCACCCCCTTGTTCAGCTAAATTCTCCACATTTGATTATATGAAGAATAATTGCAGGAActggttatgtctagtttaatgaaaagaaggaccaggggagacatgactgctccaatatctcagggcttgccacaaagaagagggagtcaggatattctccaaagcactcacaagtaggacaagaagcaatgggtggaaactaaacaaggagagaagcaacatagagctatctagaaattttctgacagagcaattaatcagttgaacagcttgcctccagaagttgtgagcgctccaaaccctggaagtttttaagactaTGTTGgatagaagatgttggataaccatttgtctgaagtagtgtagagtttcctgcctaagcaggggttggactagaaaatccccaaggtcccttccaactctgttgttgttgttaattgcaGCTTTCCACAAACTATCACAGAAACCACTATTTAGGAGCAGAGAGAATGCAGTAACTCTTGCCTCTTTCATAGAGACTCATAGCACTCAACTAACATCTCCAGAACAGGATCCCGATTTTAAACCAAAAAACCTCACTGTTGACATCTCTTATCCCTTGGTTGGACTTAAGTGAGAACAGTTTGGACAAGAGATAATTCCCTACCCTAACTGCTTAAGCCTTAAGGCAACTT
This genomic interval carries:
- the LOC139154828 gene encoding histone H1-like; this translates as MELNESHEVIILDDDSSDLPDDEDESSRMEDVEEATESDNVTGPSGASAPQDLLLGGSNSSNSAGGRSKKSKAVDPSISMLICTALANSQKKFGLTLKALKNVVENMGYDTARKKSYFLKSVRSMLAKGQLIQLKANRYTRSFKINPDYVKSLPVIKKNNPKSKRLRNKKRAAKSKAWKNAKK